In a genomic window of Propionispora vibrioides:
- a CDS encoding IS3 family transposase, giving the protein LYLHSDQGFQYTSQAYFNLTKEYGIMPSMSRRGNPYDNAMAENFFSILKAECIHRQKIQTLTQAQELIDDYIHFYNFERFQIKYRLTPAEKRRQSA; this is encoded by the coding sequence AACTCTACCTCCACAGCGACCAGGGGTTTCAATACACCTCACAAGCATATTTCAACCTGACTAAAGAATATGGCATTATGCCCTCTATGTCAAGACGAGGAAATCCTTACGATAATGCTATGGCTGAAAACTTCTTTTCTATTCTCAAAGCAGAGTGCATTCACCGCCAGAAGATCCAAACCTTAACACAGGCTCAGGAACTGATTGACGACTACATCCATTTTTACAATTTCGAGCGTTTCCAAATCAAATACCGACTGACGCCAGCCGAAAAACGGCGTCAGTCGGCTTAA